The Parabacteroides sp. FAFU027 genome includes the window ATCGAATGTGCATTGAAATAATCGCTCTTCAGTCCGTCTTTCACAAAAAAGTTTTTGCAATCTATTGTCAACGTTTCATTGGTATTTCGATTTACGGTCAATGCTGATATTCCTTTACTTGTCGTAACCCAGACGTTTTGAAGATTATCTTCTACAATGCCTTGTATAATATTATCACACAACCCATTAGATACATCTAAATAATAAAGAGTATCCTTTTTCATATCCCACGCGGTTAGCCCGGTATTTCCACCTAACCATAGAATATTATTTTTCCCCTTATAAACACTTGTTATCTGCTGGTTCCTAAAACGCTGAGTTCCCTTTGCATTTGCATAGCAATAAACCCTTTTGTTATTATTCACATCAACATTCATAAGTCCAAAGGATGTACCCACATAAAGTTTATCACCTCCGTCATAAGCCATATCCATAGATTGGATTATATTATCGTATGGGGTTTTCAAGGATTTAAAATCACTGGATCCTGCTTCAAGCTTATGCAGTTTTCCACCCAATGTACCTATCCATATGCTTCCAAACCGATCCTCTTGAAGACTCCATACGTTATTATCCGAAAGACTGCTATTGCTTGTAGTGAATTGTGAAAATTTCCCCTGGTCGTAGCAAAACACCCCCTTTTGATACGTGCCAATCCAAATGCGTCCCTTTTTGTCTTCAATCATACTTGTGATCGCAGTATTGGGAATAGGAAGCTTGTTGACAATTCCGGTTTTATCTTTCATATACAATCCGTCGCCATCTGTACCCAACAAGATTTCTCCGGTTGTCTTTTCCATGATTCTACTTATATCACTGAATTTATTGGACTCGACGTTTGAGAAAAAGTGAAAACTCTCATTATAGAATGACATTCCTTTTTTATTATGTCCAATCCACACAGTCCCGGTATTGTCAATCAAAATACAAGTAATATTATTCGCAGATAAGGTAGTCTGATTCGACAGCTGACTTATTAAGTTTCGAAGAGTACCATCCTGTTGATTATAAACAAACAATCCCTTATGGTCAGTTCCAATCCAAATTTGACCGTTTTGATCTTCTACAATTGTGCGAACATTGCTTTGAGCTTGTATATCAGACTTTAGTTCAATTGTTTTCCAATCTTGTCCGTCATTTCTCTTATAAAATAGCTGATCGTTTTTATAGGAATAGATCCACAGTCCGTTTTTAGAATCGACAAATATCTTACCATAGTTGTTAAGGGTGAGTTTTTGAATATAATCGGGGATTTTAATGATGGTTTGCTTCCCCGTACGTTTATTCATTTTCCAAAGCACGCCTTTTGTTTGAATTGCGTAAAAATATAGATTATCATTACTAAAGCCGACACTGGAAATTCCATCAATTTTCACTCGTGACCTTAGGCAAATGAAGCTTCTCCCCCTTACGTTATAAATGTATATATTGTTTCCATTAAACACGAGCAAGTTTTTCAATTTGTCAACAAATACTTTGCTATTGCCCTCTGTCTTAATGCCCAGATTCTCCAGAAACTTCTTCACATCAGTCTCAAAACAATCTTTTTCCCTGTTATACACTGCATATCCATAACCAAAATCGACCCAGATATTCCGCAACCCATCTTCTTGTAATCCTATTATATTATTAGACAGAAGAGTATTCGGCACGCCTGGATTCACCATATAAACCTTGAATCCGTATCCATCATACCTGTTCAATCCATTTCCGGTCCCAACCCAAAGAAACCCATAGCTATCTTTCAATATTGACGTTACACCGCTATTTGACAGGCCATCACGAGTTCCTAAATGATGAAATACAAATGATGTCTGACCAATGATATGGTTTGACAATATCCATAACACACTGGTTACAAATAGAATTTTAGTATATTTCTTCATATAAACAAAGAGAATATTATATAGATTATTATTTGCAGCTATGAATAGAAAACCTTCTTTTGAGCAGCGTACTGACAATTGCTCAAAATGTAAAAAACGACAACTCCCATGATTGTTTAGCATTTATCACAGGAATTGCCTTGATCTTATCTTACCTCAACAAAGTCAGGCTCATAAGGTTCGACGGTAAAATTACCATTATAATCTTTATCAAAAAGGATACTTCTGGATTTTCCTTTCATAGGTATTTCTTTTGGTTCTCCTGTGACATTCAGGTATAAATAATGGTTCTTGTCTATTTGCCTTGCCATCACTCCCAAAGGTACATCCAGACCTTTTTTAATTCCCAGTTCGACGATTAATTCATCAAGCAAAGGATTGAGGACGTTTCCATCAGCAGGTAAGCCAACGTAAATAGCGCGACCTTTACCATACTTGTTTGAGGTCATTATGGGGTAATCTTTGTCCAAACTAGTAATGCTGCCGATAACTTCAGCACCTTTGGGATCAATTATATCGAACCTTGCAGACTGCATATCAACGGCTTTTCCTTTGTATGTAAACTCCAGTTTCTTTCCATTATATGCTTTCCTAGAAATCTCATTCATCGACTCGGTTTCTTCGAAACTACCAACGCGAATGCCGAACACATCACTCAATTGTCCGGGATGGGTTGTTTTAAATACTTGCCCCGAAGCATCTACCAATGCCGAATTGCTGGTCATGATTGCCGTTCCTCCATTTTTCACAAATTCGCGAATTTTTGTAGCGGTTTTATCATCCATCACCGTCACTCCGGGAACAAAGAGCAATTTGTAATTCAAACTGCTTCGGCTAATTTCCACCACATTGGCATCCATATTCCGCCAATAAAACAGGTTCCAACAAGCTTGAAGCTGGCTTTCGTGCTGCTCAGGAAACGAGCTGCTTGCCATTTGGCTTGGAAAAGAGAAGGCCATTCCGACCTCAGGCCGGGACTTATACGGGAAATATTTCCCGATCTTTTTAAACTCGGTGGCAATTTTCTTATACTCGTAATACTTGCGGTTAGGCACGCCATCCCAATCAAGCATTCCTTGCAAATACTGCTCCTCGCCACCCCACATACTTTGCCAAGTCCAGCCACACACCATCTGGTTGCCATACATCAAAGTAGCATAAGCCGACTTGCGAATCGAATTGGGCACTGCTGTCATCGTTGTAAACTCACTACACCAAAAAGGATTAGTGCTTTCGAACTGAATTCTTGATATTCCAAAGGCCGCATTCATGACTCCCCAGTTGGTGGTCAGGGAGTTTCCGGGGTAGAAACCACACCCCTCTCGTGCCATTTTACCGGAATAAGCTATTTCTGACCAATCGATATATTTCAGCGGACTGTAGTACCAGGCATTCGTATTTGTTAGCGTTCCCGGCGCATTGGCGTTGACTTTATCCAAAACGGCAAGCAAAAAGTTGTTCACTTCGCTGGAGACAAACGTGCGGAAATCGAGAATTTTCTCCGGTGCACCGTTTTTTTGTCCTTCGCTTGGCAGACCCACTTCTTCAAACTGATTTAACCTACGCGACCAACGATGAGTTGCCCACGCTTTATTCAATCCTTCAAGGGTACCGTATTTCTTGTGCAACCACTCAATAAATCGAAGCCGCACTGTTTCTGAATAGGAAATAGGGCCGTCTCCCGACTCATTGTCAATGCCAAAAGCTAATAATGCCGGGTGCTTCGCATATCTTTTTGTCAGCACATCGGTGTATCGAAGTGCGTACTTTTGGTAGTTGGGATCTCCCGCATCGTCCATATAGCGGTGGTTGGGGTACAACCGGTTTCCAGTCGCACTGACAACATCGATAGAAGGAAATTTATTGTGCAACCAGATAGGAGCAGGATGAATGGCAATATCCAAAATGACTTTAATCCCAGCTTGGTTCATCATATCCATTACGTGATCAAACCACGCAAAGTCGAATTGCCCTTCAGACGGTTCATAACTATCCCAAGCCAAATGCCCCATTCGAACAACATTGAAGCCGGCTGATTTCATTAGTTGGATGTCGCTTTTTATTTTCTCTATGTTCTTATCATCGTGAGGATGATAATTGGTTCCGACAAACAATCCCTGAGCTTTCAAATTGTCGCAAAAGATGGTTGCAATCGCAATCAACAGCAGAGTTATAATTCTACTTATTTTCATTTTCAATATATTATCGGAGTAATCAAAAATTTCTGATAAAACCAAGAGCAAGGCTCTACATGTCTGCTGCTTTCGGCAATCCAGCGAGATCATTGGCCACTACCGAATTGATCTCACTCGGAGCATTCTTAGGCAATAAAACCCAGACAATATTTTAGCATATCAAAAACATATAATATCATCTAAATGCTCTTATCGTTTAATTACCTT containing:
- a CDS encoding beta-galactosidase, which translates into the protein MKISRIITLLLIAIATIFCDNLKAQGLFVGTNYHPHDDKNIEKIKSDIQLMKSAGFNVVRMGHLAWDSYEPSEGQFDFAWFDHVMDMMNQAGIKVILDIAIHPAPIWLHNKFPSIDVVSATGNRLYPNHRYMDDAGDPNYQKYALRYTDVLTKRYAKHPALLAFGIDNESGDGPISYSETVRLRFIEWLHKKYGTLEGLNKAWATHRWSRRLNQFEEVGLPSEGQKNGAPEKILDFRTFVSSEVNNFLLAVLDKVNANAPGTLTNTNAWYYSPLKYIDWSEIAYSGKMAREGCGFYPGNSLTTNWGVMNAAFGISRIQFESTNPFWCSEFTTMTAVPNSIRKSAYATLMYGNQMVCGWTWQSMWGGEEQYLQGMLDWDGVPNRKYYEYKKIATEFKKIGKYFPYKSRPEVGMAFSFPSQMASSSFPEQHESQLQACWNLFYWRNMDANVVEISRSSLNYKLLFVPGVTVMDDKTATKIREFVKNGGTAIMTSNSALVDASGQVFKTTHPGQLSDVFGIRVGSFEETESMNEISRKAYNGKKLEFTYKGKAVDMQSARFDIIDPKGAEVIGSITSLDKDYPIMTSNKYGKGRAIYVGLPADGNVLNPLLDELIVELGIKKGLDVPLGVMARQIDKNHYLYLNVTGEPKEIPMKGKSRSILFDKDYNGNFTVEPYEPDFVEVR